Proteins co-encoded in one Burkholderia ambifaria AMMD genomic window:
- a CDS encoding orotate phosphoribosyltransferase: MTGYDRQSISDTTAKILLEVQAVHFNAEKPFIFTSGWASPVYIDCRKLISYPRVRRALMEMAETTIMRDVGFEQIDSVAGGETAGIPFAAWLADRMMVPMQYVRKKPKGFGRNAQIEGHLEEGSRVLLVEDLTTDSRSKINFVNALRTAGATVNHCFVLFHYNIFKESVSVLKDIDVDLHALATWWDVLRVAKASGYFETKTLDEVEKFLHAPAEWSAAHGGATAPKE, encoded by the coding sequence ATGACAGGCTACGATCGTCAGTCGATCTCGGATACGACCGCCAAAATCCTGCTCGAAGTGCAGGCGGTGCACTTCAACGCCGAAAAACCGTTCATCTTCACGTCCGGCTGGGCAAGCCCCGTCTACATCGACTGCCGCAAGCTGATCTCGTATCCGCGCGTGCGTCGTGCGCTGATGGAAATGGCGGAAACGACGATCATGCGCGACGTCGGCTTCGAGCAGATCGACTCGGTGGCGGGCGGCGAGACGGCCGGCATCCCGTTCGCGGCATGGCTCGCGGATCGCATGATGGTGCCGATGCAGTACGTGCGCAAAAAGCCGAAGGGTTTCGGCCGCAACGCGCAGATCGAGGGTCATCTGGAAGAAGGCTCGCGCGTGCTGCTGGTGGAAGACCTGACGACCGACAGCCGCAGCAAGATCAACTTCGTCAACGCGCTGCGCACTGCGGGCGCGACGGTGAACCACTGCTTCGTGCTGTTCCACTACAACATCTTCAAGGAAAGCGTGTCGGTCCTGAAGGACATCGACGTCGACCTGCACGCGCTGGCGACCTGGTGGGACGTGCTGCGCGTCGCGAAGGCATCGGGCTACTTCGAGACCAAGACGCTCGACGAAGTCGAGAAGTTCCTGCACGCGCCGGCCGAGTGGTCGGCCGCGCACGGCGGTGCCACGGCCCCGAAGGAATGA
- a CDS encoding flavodoxin family protein gives MSNIVIVYHSGYGHTQKLAEAVHAGAQDAGATARLIAVGELDDAGWAALDAADAIVFGAPTYMGGPSAQFKQFADATSKPWFTQKWKDKIAAGFTNSATMNGDKFSTIQYFVTLAMQHGMVWVGTGMMPANSKAATRNDINYVGGFTGLLAQSPADATPDEGPLPGDLETAKAFGARVAEATTRWLAGGR, from the coding sequence ATGTCGAACATCGTCATCGTCTATCACAGCGGCTACGGTCACACGCAGAAACTGGCCGAGGCCGTCCATGCGGGCGCGCAGGATGCCGGCGCCACCGCACGCCTGATCGCCGTCGGCGAACTCGACGACGCGGGCTGGGCCGCGCTCGACGCGGCGGACGCGATCGTCTTCGGCGCGCCGACCTACATGGGCGGCCCGTCCGCGCAGTTCAAGCAGTTCGCCGATGCCACGTCGAAACCGTGGTTCACGCAGAAATGGAAGGACAAGATCGCCGCGGGCTTCACGAACTCCGCGACGATGAACGGTGACAAGTTCTCGACGATTCAGTATTTCGTCACGCTGGCGATGCAACATGGGATGGTGTGGGTCGGCACGGGCATGATGCCGGCCAACTCGAAGGCGGCCACGCGCAACGACATCAACTACGTCGGCGGCTTCACGGGCCTGCTCGCGCAGTCGCCCGCGGACGCGACGCCCGACGAGGGCCCGCTGCCCGGCGACCTCGAGACCGCGAAGGCGTTCGGCGCGCGCGTCGCCGAAGCGACGACCCGCTGGCTGGCCGGCGGCCGCTGA
- a CDS encoding indolepyruvate ferredoxin oxidoreductase family protein: MNAPLDADQRASLEAALKSVTLDDKYTLERGRAYMSGIQALVRLPMLQQERDRAAGLNTAGFISGYRGSPLGGLDLSLWKAKQHLAAHQIVFQPGLNEDLAATAVWGSQQVNLYPGAKYDGVFGMWYGKGPGVDRTGDVFKHANSAGSSPHGGVLVLAGDDHAAKSSTLAHQSEHIFKACGLPVLFPSNVQEYLDFGLHGWAMSRYSGLWVALKCVTDVVESSASVDIDPHRTEIVLPTDFILPEGGLNIRWPDPPLVQEARLLDYKWYAALAYVRANKLDRIEIDSPTARFGIMTGGKAYLDVRQALSDLGLDDETCARIGIRLYKVGCVWPLEAQGAQAFARGLDEILVVEEKRQILEYAIKEELYNWPDAQRPRVFGKFDEKDGAGGEWSVPMGNWLLPAHYELSPAIIAKAIATRLEKFELPSDVRARIAARLAVINAKEMALAKPHVQTERKPWFCSGCPHNTSTNVPEGSRAIAGIGCHYMTVWMDRSTSTFSQMGGEGVPWIGQAPFTDEKHVFANLGDGTYFHSGLLAVRAAISSKANITYKILYNDAVAMTGGQPVDGVLTVPQITHQLASEGAKKIVIVTDEPEKYDDQKALLAPGVTIHHRDQLDDVQRELREIAGTTILIYDQTCATEKRRRRKRGTYPDPAKRVVINDAVCEGCGDCSVQSNCLSVEPLETEFGTKRQINQSSCNKDFSCLKGFCPSFVTVEGGQLKKPKAVSVDGGALPPIPEPALPAIDRAYGVLVTGVGGTGVVTIGALLGMAAHLENKGVTVLDVTGLAQKGGAVMSHVQISHAPTDIHATRIAMGEADLVIGCDAIVTAGDECTSRMRHDTTRVVVNSAQTPTAEFIKNPNWAFPGVSAENDIRAAAGSAVDFIDANRFAVALLGDAIYTNPFVLGYAWQKGWLPLTLASLERAIELNAVSVEKNRAAFDWGRRAAHDLASVKQAAAGDARPAQGATVIALHTKKAVDALIAKRVEFLTAYQNAAYASRYAAFVDRVRAAERALADGDAVQEPLTEAVARNLFKLMAYKDEYEVARLQSDPAFLARLSSQFEGDWKLKFHLAPPLFAKTDAHGHLVKKAYGPWMMSAFRLLAKAKFLRGTGLDPFGRTEERRTERALIGEYEALIGEVLGKLNAANRPLALELAALPDGIRGYGHVKENNLRAVRQKWNTLLAQWRSPTAGQTSQQVA; this comes from the coding sequence ATGAATGCCCCGCTAGACGCAGACCAACGCGCTTCGCTCGAAGCCGCGCTGAAGTCCGTCACGCTCGACGACAAATACACGCTCGAACGCGGCCGCGCGTACATGAGCGGCATCCAGGCGCTCGTGCGCCTGCCGATGCTCCAGCAGGAACGCGACCGCGCCGCCGGCCTCAACACGGCCGGCTTCATCTCCGGTTATCGCGGTTCGCCGCTTGGCGGCCTCGACCTCTCGCTGTGGAAGGCCAAGCAGCACCTCGCCGCCCACCAAATCGTCTTCCAGCCCGGTCTCAACGAAGATCTCGCCGCCACCGCCGTGTGGGGCTCCCAGCAGGTGAACCTGTACCCCGGCGCGAAGTACGACGGCGTGTTCGGCATGTGGTACGGCAAGGGTCCGGGCGTCGACCGCACCGGCGACGTGTTCAAGCACGCGAACTCGGCCGGCTCGTCGCCGCACGGCGGCGTGCTGGTGCTCGCCGGCGACGACCACGCGGCGAAATCGTCGACGCTCGCGCACCAGTCCGAACACATCTTCAAGGCCTGCGGGCTGCCGGTGCTGTTCCCGTCCAACGTGCAGGAATATCTCGACTTCGGCCTGCACGGCTGGGCGATGAGCCGCTACTCGGGCCTGTGGGTCGCGCTCAAGTGCGTGACGGACGTGGTCGAATCGTCGGCGTCGGTCGACATCGACCCGCATCGCACCGAGATCGTGCTGCCGACCGACTTCATCCTGCCGGAAGGCGGCCTGAACATCCGCTGGCCCGACCCGCCGCTCGTGCAGGAAGCACGGCTGCTGGACTACAAGTGGTACGCGGCGCTCGCCTATGTGCGCGCGAACAAGCTCGACCGGATCGAGATCGACTCGCCCACCGCGCGCTTCGGGATCATGACGGGCGGCAAGGCGTACCTCGACGTGCGCCAGGCGCTGAGCGACCTCGGCCTCGACGACGAAACCTGCGCCCGGATCGGCATCCGCCTCTACAAGGTCGGCTGCGTGTGGCCGCTCGAGGCGCAAGGCGCGCAGGCATTCGCGCGCGGGCTCGATGAAATCCTCGTCGTCGAGGAAAAGCGCCAGATCCTCGAATACGCGATCAAGGAAGAGCTGTACAACTGGCCCGATGCGCAGCGCCCGCGCGTGTTCGGCAAGTTCGACGAGAAGGACGGCGCCGGCGGCGAATGGTCGGTGCCGATGGGCAACTGGCTGCTGCCCGCGCACTACGAACTGTCGCCCGCGATCATCGCGAAGGCGATCGCGACGCGCCTCGAGAAGTTCGAGCTGCCGTCCGACGTGCGCGCGCGCATTGCCGCGCGGCTCGCGGTGATCAACGCAAAGGAAATGGCGCTCGCGAAGCCGCACGTGCAGACCGAGCGCAAGCCGTGGTTCTGCTCGGGCTGCCCGCACAACACGTCGACCAACGTGCCGGAAGGCTCGCGCGCGATCGCCGGGATCGGCTGCCACTACATGACGGTGTGGATGGACCGCAGCACGAGCACCTTCAGCCAGATGGGCGGCGAAGGCGTGCCGTGGATCGGCCAGGCGCCGTTCACCGACGAAAAGCACGTGTTCGCGAACCTCGGCGACGGCACCTATTTCCATTCGGGCCTGCTGGCGGTGCGCGCGGCGATCTCGTCGAAGGCGAACATCACCTACAAGATCCTCTACAACGACGCCGTCGCAATGACGGGCGGCCAGCCGGTCGACGGCGTGCTGACGGTGCCGCAGATCACGCACCAGCTCGCGTCCGAAGGCGCGAAGAAGATCGTGATCGTCACCGACGAGCCGGAAAAGTACGACGACCAGAAGGCGCTGCTCGCGCCGGGCGTGACGATCCACCACCGCGACCAGCTCGACGACGTGCAGCGCGAGCTGCGCGAGATCGCCGGCACGACGATCCTGATCTATGACCAGACCTGCGCGACGGAGAAGCGCCGCCGCCGCAAGCGCGGCACGTATCCGGATCCGGCGAAGCGCGTGGTGATCAACGACGCGGTGTGCGAAGGCTGCGGCGACTGCTCGGTGCAATCGAACTGCCTGTCGGTCGAGCCGCTTGAAACCGAATTCGGCACGAAGCGCCAGATCAACCAGTCGAGCTGCAACAAGGACTTCTCGTGCCTGAAGGGCTTCTGCCCGAGCTTCGTCACGGTCGAGGGCGGCCAGTTGAAGAAGCCGAAGGCCGTATCGGTCGACGGCGGCGCGCTGCCGCCGATTCCGGAGCCGGCGCTGCCGGCGATCGATCGTGCCTACGGCGTGCTCGTCACGGGCGTCGGCGGCACGGGCGTCGTCACGATCGGCGCGCTGCTCGGCATGGCCGCGCACCTGGAGAACAAGGGCGTGACCGTGCTCGACGTCACGGGCCTCGCGCAGAAAGGCGGCGCCGTGATGAGCCACGTGCAGATCTCGCACGCGCCGACCGACATCCACGCGACGCGAATCGCGATGGGCGAAGCCGACCTCGTGATCGGCTGCGACGCGATCGTCACGGCCGGCGACGAATGCACGTCGCGGATGCGGCATGACACGACGCGCGTGGTCGTCAACAGCGCGCAGACGCCGACCGCCGAGTTCATCAAGAACCCGAACTGGGCGTTCCCGGGCGTGTCCGCGGAAAACGACATCCGCGCGGCGGCCGGCTCGGCCGTCGACTTCATCGACGCGAACCGCTTCGCGGTCGCGCTGCTGGGCGACGCGATCTACACGAACCCGTTCGTGCTCGGCTACGCGTGGCAGAAAGGCTGGCTGCCGCTCACGCTCGCGTCGCTCGAACGCGCGATCGAGCTGAACGCGGTGTCGGTCGAGAAGAACCGGGCGGCGTTCGACTGGGGTCGCCGCGCCGCGCACGACCTCGCGAGCGTAAAGCAGGCCGCGGCCGGCGACGCGCGCCCCGCGCAGGGCGCGACGGTGATCGCGCTGCACACGAAGAAGGCGGTCGATGCATTGATCGCGAAGCGCGTGGAGTTCCTCACCGCGTACCAGAACGCCGCGTACGCATCGCGCTACGCAGCCTTCGTCGACCGCGTGCGGGCGGCCGAACGCGCGCTGGCGGACGGCGACGCCGTGCAGGAGCCGCTGACCGAGGCGGTCGCACGCAATCTGTTCAAGCTGATGGCGTACAAGGACGAATACGAGGTCGCGCGGCTGCAGTCCGATCCTGCGTTCCTCGCGCGCCTGTCGTCGCAGTTCGAAGGCGACTGGAAGCTGAAATTCCACCTCGCGCCGCCGCTGTTCGCGAAGACGGACGCACACGGCCATCTCGTGAAGAAGGCGTACGGCCCGTGGATGATGTCCGCGTTCCGGCTGCTCGCGAAGGCGAAGTTTCTGCGCGGCACGGGGCTCGACCCGTTCGGCCGCACCGAGGAGCGCCGCACCGAGCGCGCACTGATCGGCGAGTACGAAGCGCTGATCGGCGAAGTGCTCGGTAAGCTCAACGCGGCCAACCGCCCGCTCGCGCTCGAGCTTGCGGCGCTGCCGGACGGCATTCGCGGCTACGGCCACGTGAAGGAGAACAACCTGCGTGCGGTGCGCCAGAAGTGGAACACGCTGCTCGCGCAGTGGCGTTCGCCGACGGCCGGGCAGACGAGCCAGCAGGTCGCGTAA
- the hppD gene encoding 4-hydroxyphenylpyruvate dioxygenase, giving the protein MQIPNWENPVGTDGFEFIEYTAPDPKALGQLFERMGFTAIARHRHKDVTVYRQGDINFIINAEPDSFAQRFARLHGPSICAIAFRVQDAAKAYQHALDLGAWGFDNKTGPMELNIPAIKGIGDSLIYFVDRWRGKNGAQPGAIGDISIYDVDFEPIAGANPNPVGHGLTYIDHLTHNVHRGRMREWAEFYERLFNFREVRYFDIEGKVTGVKSKAMTSPCGKIRIPINEEGSDTAGQIQEYLDAYHGEGIQHIALGTNDIYRAVDGLRGKEVKLLDTIDTYYELVDRRVPNHGESLDELKKRKILIDGARDDLLLQIFTENQIGPIFFEIIQRKGNQGFGEGNFKALFESIELDQIRRGVVQDKA; this is encoded by the coding sequence ATGCAGATCCCCAACTGGGAGAACCCCGTCGGCACCGACGGCTTCGAATTCATCGAATACACCGCACCGGATCCGAAAGCGCTCGGACAGCTGTTCGAGCGGATGGGTTTCACCGCGATCGCACGCCATCGCCACAAGGACGTGACGGTCTACCGCCAGGGCGACATCAACTTCATCATCAACGCCGAACCCGATTCGTTCGCTCAACGCTTCGCGCGCCTGCACGGCCCGTCGATCTGCGCGATCGCGTTCCGCGTGCAGGACGCCGCGAAGGCGTACCAGCACGCGCTCGACCTCGGCGCGTGGGGCTTCGACAACAAGACGGGCCCGATGGAGCTGAACATCCCGGCGATCAAGGGCATCGGCGATTCGCTGATCTATTTCGTCGACCGCTGGCGCGGCAAGAACGGCGCGCAGCCGGGTGCGATCGGCGACATCTCCATCTATGACGTCGACTTCGAGCCGATCGCCGGCGCGAACCCGAACCCGGTCGGCCACGGCCTCACCTACATCGACCACCTGACGCACAACGTGCATCGCGGCCGCATGCGGGAATGGGCCGAGTTCTACGAGCGCCTGTTCAACTTCCGCGAAGTGCGCTACTTCGACATCGAAGGCAAGGTGACGGGCGTGAAGTCGAAGGCGATGACGTCGCCGTGCGGCAAGATCCGGATCCCGATCAACGAGGAAGGCTCGGACACGGCCGGCCAGATCCAGGAATACCTCGACGCGTATCACGGCGAAGGGATCCAGCACATCGCGCTCGGCACGAACGACATCTACCGCGCGGTCGACGGCCTGCGCGGCAAGGAAGTGAAGCTGCTCGACACGATCGACACGTATTACGAGCTGGTCGACCGTCGCGTGCCGAACCACGGCGAATCGCTCGACGAGCTGAAGAAGCGCAAGATCCTGATCGACGGCGCCCGCGACGACCTGCTGCTGCAGATCTTCACCGAGAACCAGATCGGCCCGATCTTCTTCGAGATCATTCAGCGCAAGGGCAACCAGGGCTTCGGCGAAGGCAACTTCAAGGCGCTGTTCGAATCGATCGAGCTCGACCAGATCCGCCGCGGCGTGGTTCAGGACAAGGCCTGA
- the argC gene encoding N-acetyl-gamma-glutamyl-phosphate reductase, producing MSTKVFVDGQEGTTGLKIFEYLSARNDIEILRIEEAKRKDVDERRRLINASDVTFLCLPDVASRESASLVENPDTTLIDASTAFRTSADWAYGLPELTRAQREKIRTSKRIAVPGCHASAFVLAMRPLVDAGIVAPTFAAHSYSITGYSGGGKSMIAEYESAAPGGKLASPRPYALALAHKHLPEMAAHTGLAHAPIFTPIVGPFLKGLAVTTYFTPEQLAKRATPQDVQRVFAEYYADEPFVRVAPFNADANLDSGFFDVQANNDTNRVDLFVFGNAERFVTVARLDNLGKGASGAAIQCMNLNIGAAEDAGLNR from the coding sequence ATGAGCACCAAAGTTTTTGTCGACGGCCAGGAAGGTACGACGGGCCTCAAGATCTTTGAATACCTGTCGGCGCGCAACGACATCGAGATCCTGCGCATCGAAGAAGCGAAGCGCAAGGACGTCGACGAGCGCCGCCGTCTCATCAACGCGTCGGACGTCACGTTCCTGTGCCTGCCGGACGTCGCATCGCGCGAATCGGCATCGCTGGTCGAGAACCCGGACACGACGCTGATCGACGCGAGCACCGCGTTCCGCACGAGCGCCGACTGGGCATACGGCCTGCCGGAGCTGACCCGCGCGCAGCGCGAGAAGATTCGCACGTCGAAGCGCATCGCCGTGCCGGGCTGCCACGCATCTGCTTTCGTGCTCGCGATGCGTCCGCTCGTCGACGCGGGCATCGTCGCGCCGACCTTCGCCGCGCACAGCTACTCGATCACCGGCTACAGCGGCGGCGGCAAGTCGATGATCGCCGAATACGAAAGCGCGGCGCCGGGCGGCAAGCTCGCGAGCCCGCGTCCGTATGCGCTCGCGCTGGCGCACAAGCACCTGCCGGAAATGGCCGCGCACACGGGCCTCGCGCATGCACCGATCTTCACGCCGATCGTCGGGCCGTTCCTGAAGGGCCTCGCCGTGACGACCTACTTCACGCCCGAACAGCTCGCGAAACGCGCGACGCCGCAGGACGTGCAGCGCGTGTTCGCCGAGTACTACGCGGACGAACCGTTCGTGCGCGTCGCGCCGTTCAACGCGGACGCGAATCTCGACAGCGGCTTCTTCGACGTGCAGGCGAACAACGACACGAACCGCGTCGACCTGTTCGTGTTCGGCAACGCAGAGCGCTTCGTCACGGTCGCGCGCCTCGACAATCTGGGCAAGGGCGCATCGGGCGCCGCGATCCAGTGCATGAACCTGAACATCGGCGCCGCCGAGGACGCGGGCCTCAACCGCTGA
- a CDS encoding YbhB/YbcL family Raf kinase inhibitor-like protein, translated as MRVDRRITSPACPGRPSPFIVAVLCAAACAAFAALPTRAEGPFTVSSDALTPGGRVPAANVFDRGDCKGENRSPQLSWHNPPPGTRSYAITIFDPDAPGHGWWHWAVTGIPASVTSVPADASASGFLRRIGASEARNDFGIDGYGGPCPPPGKPHRYVITVHALKGTDLRVAQGRPAPMFEHEIGTLTIGTARLTVNYGQ; from the coding sequence ATGCGTGTGGATCGCCGGATCACTTCGCCTGCGTGCCCGGGTCGTCCGTCTCCGTTCATCGTCGCCGTTCTCTGCGCTGCCGCGTGCGCTGCGTTCGCCGCCCTGCCCACGCGGGCGGAAGGCCCGTTCACCGTGTCGAGCGACGCGCTGACGCCCGGCGGGCGCGTGCCCGCCGCGAACGTGTTCGACCGCGGCGACTGCAAGGGCGAGAACCGCTCGCCGCAGCTCAGCTGGCACAATCCGCCGCCCGGCACGCGCAGCTATGCGATCACGATCTTCGATCCCGATGCGCCGGGGCACGGCTGGTGGCACTGGGCCGTCACCGGCATCCCGGCGAGCGTCACGAGCGTGCCGGCCGATGCGAGCGCGTCGGGCTTCCTGCGGCGCATCGGCGCGAGCGAGGCGCGCAACGACTTCGGGATCGACGGCTACGGCGGCCCGTGCCCGCCGCCCGGCAAGCCGCACCGCTACGTGATCACCGTCCATGCGCTGAAGGGCACCGACCTGCGCGTCGCGCAAGGCCGCCCCGCCCCGATGTTCGAGCACGAGATCGGCACGCTGACGATCGGCACCGCCCGGCTCACGGTCAATTACGGGCAGTAA
- a CDS encoding Lrp/AsnC family transcriptional regulator, producing MAQAELDAIDRRILAILQENGRLSNQEIAERVNLSPSPCLRRIRRLEEIGVITGYVALLDPQKLGLDLLAYVSVRLEKRGGLAPVRADETSARAGATHAELFRAAVQTWPEVVACHAMTGDMDYLLRVQVEDMAHFSRFVQEHLLHHPSVIDVKTSFSLECFKETTALPIRSVR from the coding sequence ATGGCGCAAGCCGAATTGGATGCCATCGACCGGCGGATTCTCGCGATTCTCCAGGAGAACGGCCGCCTGTCGAACCAGGAGATCGCCGAGCGCGTGAACCTGTCGCCGAGCCCGTGCCTGCGGCGGATCCGGCGGCTCGAGGAAATCGGCGTGATCACCGGCTACGTCGCGCTGCTCGATCCGCAGAAGCTCGGGCTCGACCTGCTCGCCTATGTGAGTGTGCGACTCGAGAAGCGCGGCGGCCTGGCGCCGGTCCGGGCCGACGAGACATCGGCGCGCGCGGGCGCCACCCACGCGGAACTGTTCCGCGCGGCCGTGCAAACCTGGCCGGAAGTGGTCGCGTGTCATGCGATGACGGGCGACATGGATTACCTGCTGCGCGTGCAGGTCGAGGACATGGCGCACTTCTCCCGCTTCGTGCAGGAGCATTTGCTGCACCACCCGTCGGTGATCGACGTGAAGACGAGCTTCTCGCTCGAGTGCTTCAAGGAGACGACGGCGTTGCCGATTCGGTCGGTGCGCTAG
- a CDS encoding NADP-dependent malic enzyme, whose protein sequence is MDEQLKQAALAYHLNPKPGKISVTPTKPLSNQLDLSLAYSPGVAAACEAIHADPLDAQKYTSRGNLVGVITNGTAVLGLGNIGPLAAKPVMEGKGCLFKKFAGIDVFDIELSESDPDKLVEAIAMLEPTLGGINLEDIKAPECFYIEQKLRERMKIPVFHDDQHGTAIIASAAILNGLKVVGKNLADVKLVCSGAGAAAIACLDLLVNLGLTKSNILVADSKGVIYEGRGNLDPSKQRYAATTDARTLADAIVGADVFLGCSSAGVLKQDMVKTMGDRPLILALANPEPEIRPEDAKAVRPDAIVATGRSDYPNQVNNVLCFPFIFRGALDVGATTITEEMKLACVRAIAELAQETEQSEEVAKAYEGHSLEFGPEYLIPKPFDPRLIIKIAPAVAQAAMDSGVATRPIQDMDAYREQLGATVYRTGMVMRPVFATAKQKQARIVFAEGEDERVLRAAQFVLLEKIAKPIIIGRPSVVEMRLQKIGSKLKVGVDFEIVNPEDDTRYHRYWQAYHEIGARDGVTPEVAKAALRKFNTLIGAMLVHLGDADGMICGMIDTYHTHLKFIEQVLGRANGAEHYAAMNLLMLPGRNLFMCDTYVNEVPSAEQLADMTIQAAAEIERFGITPKAALLSNSNFGSAPSSSSRRMAEARKLISERAPNLEVDGEMHGDAALSEAVRKAAFPGTTLSGEANLLIMPNVEAANIAYNLLKMVGGEGVTVGPFLLGAAKPVHILTPAATVRRIINMTAVAAANANTK, encoded by the coding sequence ATGGACGAACAACTGAAGCAGGCCGCACTCGCTTATCACCTGAACCCGAAACCCGGCAAGATTTCGGTCACCCCGACCAAGCCGCTGTCGAACCAGCTCGATCTGTCGCTTGCCTATTCGCCGGGCGTCGCCGCTGCGTGCGAAGCGATCCACGCCGATCCGCTCGACGCGCAGAAGTACACGTCGCGCGGCAACCTCGTCGGCGTCATCACGAACGGCACGGCCGTGCTCGGCCTCGGCAACATCGGCCCGCTGGCCGCGAAGCCGGTGATGGAAGGCAAGGGCTGCCTGTTCAAGAAATTCGCGGGCATCGACGTGTTCGACATCGAACTGTCGGAGTCCGACCCCGACAAGCTCGTCGAGGCGATCGCGATGCTCGAGCCGACGCTCGGCGGCATCAACCTCGAGGACATCAAGGCGCCGGAATGCTTCTACATCGAGCAGAAGCTGCGCGAGCGCATGAAGATCCCGGTCTTCCACGATGACCAGCACGGCACCGCGATCATCGCGTCGGCCGCGATCCTGAACGGCCTGAAGGTCGTCGGCAAGAACCTCGCCGACGTGAAGCTCGTGTGCTCGGGCGCGGGCGCGGCAGCGATCGCGTGTCTGGACCTGCTCGTGAACCTCGGCCTGACGAAGTCGAACATCCTCGTCGCCGATTCGAAGGGCGTGATCTACGAAGGGCGCGGCAACCTCGATCCGTCGAAGCAGCGCTATGCGGCGACCACCGACGCGCGCACGCTCGCCGACGCGATCGTCGGCGCGGACGTGTTCCTCGGCTGCTCGAGCGCGGGCGTGCTGAAGCAGGACATGGTCAAGACGATGGGCGACCGCCCGCTGATCCTGGCGCTCGCGAACCCGGAACCGGAAATCCGCCCGGAAGACGCGAAGGCGGTGCGCCCGGACGCCATCGTCGCGACCGGCCGTTCGGACTACCCGAACCAGGTCAACAACGTGCTGTGCTTCCCGTTCATCTTCCGCGGCGCGCTCGACGTCGGCGCGACGACGATCACGGAAGAAATGAAGCTCGCGTGCGTGCGCGCGATCGCCGAACTGGCCCAGGAAACCGAGCAGAGCGAGGAAGTCGCGAAGGCGTATGAAGGCCACTCGCTCGAATTCGGGCCGGAATACCTGATTCCGAAGCCGTTCGATCCGCGCCTGATCATCAAGATCGCGCCGGCCGTCGCGCAAGCCGCGATGGATTCGGGCGTCGCCACGCGCCCGATCCAGGACATGGACGCGTACCGCGAGCAGCTCGGCGCGACCGTCTACCGCACCGGCATGGTGATGCGTCCGGTGTTCGCGACGGCGAAGCAGAAGCAGGCGCGCATCGTGTTCGCCGAGGGCGAGGACGAGCGCGTGCTGCGCGCCGCGCAGTTCGTGCTGCTGGAAAAGATCGCGAAGCCGATCATCATCGGCCGTCCGTCGGTCGTCGAGATGCGCCTGCAGAAGATCGGCTCGAAGCTGAAGGTCGGCGTCGATTTCGAGATCGTGAATCCGGAAGACGACACGCGCTACCACCGCTACTGGCAGGCGTACCACGAGATCGGCGCGCGCGACGGCGTCACGCCGGAAGTCGCGAAGGCCGCGCTGCGCAAGTTCAACACGCTGATCGGCGCGATGCTCGTGCACCTGGGCGATGCGGACGGGATGATTTGCGGGATGATCGACACGTACCACACGCACCTGAAGTTCATCGAGCAGGTGCTGGGTCGTGCGAACGGCGCCGAGCACTACGCGGCGATGAACCTGCTGATGCTGCCGGGCCGCAACCTGTTCATGTGCGACACGTACGTGAACGAAGTGCCGAGCGCGGAACAGCTCGCCGACATGACGATCCAGGCTGCCGCCGAGATCGAGCGCTTCGGCATCACGCCGAAGGCCGCGCTGCTGTCGAACTCGAACTTCGGCAGCGCGCCGTCGTCGTCGTCGCGCCGGATGGCGGAAGCCCGCAAGCTGATCAGCGAGCGGGCACCGAACCTCGAAGTCGACGGTGAAATGCACGGCGACGCCGCACTGTCCGAAGCGGTCCGCAAGGCCGCGTTCCCGGGCACGACGCTGTCGGGCGAAGCGAACCTGCTGATCATGCCGAACGTCGAAGCGGCGAACATCGCGTACAACCTGCTGAAGATGGTCGGCGGCGAAGGCGTGACGGTCGGCCCGTTCCTGCTCGGCGCGGCGAAGCCGGTCCACATCCTGACGCCGGCCGCGACCGTGCGCCGGATCATCAACATGACGGCGGTTGCCGCCGCGAACGCGAACACGAAGTAA